One window of Calypte anna isolate BGI_N300 chromosome 9, bCalAnn1_v1.p, whole genome shotgun sequence genomic DNA carries:
- the LOC115598775 gene encoding serine palmitoyltransferase small subunit B-like: protein MDFKGMKNYLYWLYCQFELITCSYLMEPWEKLLFYTFNITMLVTILYTAYIFIPAHISMALQFFWHFFGNQHENTVSVVK from the coding sequence ATGGATTTTAAGGGCATGAAGAACTATCTCTATTGGCTGTACTGCCAGTTTGAACTAATCACCTGCAGCTATCTCATGGAGCCCTGGGAGAAACTGCTCTTCTACACTTTCAACATCACTATGCTAGTGACAATCTTGTACACTGCTTACATCTTCATCCCTGCCCACATCAGCATGGCTTTGCAGTTCTTCTGGCACTTTTTTGGAAACCAACATGAAAACACTGTTTCTGTGGTGAAGTAA